Proteins from one Gibbsiella quercinecans genomic window:
- the dpaA gene encoding peptidoglycan meso-diaminopimelic acid protein amidase, with the protein MSKIALLFAMLFCMPTITACSASELVPESPAVKQQLLGSPVYIQIFKEERVLELYAKMGNEFRLVKSFPICKFSGGLGPKRMAGDFKSPEGFYSVDVRHLKPDSKYYRAINIGFPNDYDRAQGYSGAYLMIHGECKSIGCYAMTNDYMDEIYRYVETAFAFGQARVNISIYPFRMTDQNLQRYRTSTNIGFWRQLKPGYDYFVKNHQPPTVAVANGQYVLAQPMMGSNKPTQFASTAGGDPFAQGKPLTVIK; encoded by the coding sequence CGATCACCGCCTGCAGCGCCAGCGAGCTGGTCCCTGAGTCACCGGCAGTTAAACAGCAATTATTAGGCTCCCCCGTCTATATCCAGATCTTCAAAGAAGAACGCGTGCTGGAATTGTATGCCAAAATGGGCAACGAATTCCGGCTGGTCAAAAGCTTCCCTATCTGCAAATTCTCCGGCGGATTAGGCCCCAAGCGCATGGCCGGCGATTTTAAAAGCCCGGAAGGGTTTTATAGCGTGGATGTGCGCCACCTGAAGCCGGACAGCAAATATTATCGGGCAATTAATATCGGCTTCCCGAATGATTACGATCGGGCGCAAGGTTATTCCGGCGCCTATCTGATGATCCACGGTGAATGCAAATCCATCGGCTGCTACGCGATGACCAACGACTACATGGATGAAATCTATCGCTATGTAGAAACCGCATTCGCTTTCGGCCAGGCCCGGGTCAATATCAGCATTTACCCGTTCCGCATGACCGACCAGAACCTGCAGCGCTACCGCACCTCCACCAACATCGGCTTTTGGCGCCAGTTAAAACCGGGCTACGATTACTTCGTGAAAAATCACCAGCCGCCCACGGTGGCCGTGGCTAACGGCCAGTACGTGCTGGCACAACCAATGATGGGCAGCAATAAGCCAACGCAGTTCGCATCAACCGCCGGTGGCGATCCGTTCGCCCAGGGCAAGCCGCTCACCGTAATAAAATAG